The DNA sequence TCGTCGACGAGGCCGTAGACCTTCGCCTCTTCGGCACTCATGATGAAGTCGCGGTCGGTGTCCTTGCTGACCCGCTCGACCGTCTGTCCGCTGTGGAACGCGAGCATCTCGTCGAGGAGCTCGCGCATGCGCACGATCTCCTTGGCCTGGATCTCGATGTCGACGGCCTGACCGGCCGCGCCACCGTGGGGCTGGTGGATGAGCACGCGGGCGTGCGGCAGCACGAAGCGCTTGCCCGCGGTGCCCGACGCGAGCAGCACGGCCGCGGCCGACGCGGCCTGGCCCACGCAGATCGTCGAGACGTCGCAGCGGATGTACTGCATCGTGTCGTAGATCGCGAACAGGCCGGTGATCTCGCCGCCCGGCGAGTTGATGTACATCATCACGTCCTTGTCCGGGTCCTCCGACTCGAGGTGGAGGAGCTGGGCGATGATGATGTTGCTCACCGTGTCGTCGAGGGGCGTGCCGAGGAAGATGATGCGGTCCTTCAGCAGGCGCGAGAAGATGTCGCGCGTCTCCCGACCCCGAGGCGTGTCCTCGGTCACGTAGGGCATGTACAGGTTCTGGGAGCTCACGCTTCCGGACTCTCCTCGATTGCGGACGGTTCGACGGCTTCGGCCTCGGATGGCGTCGTCTCCGGCAGGCTCAGATCGATGGCGTTGCCCGACTCGTCGACGACTTTCGCGTGCTCGACCAGGAACTCGAGTGCCTTCCCGCGGGCGATTTCAGAGCGTACCGCCTCCAGGACCCCTCGCTGTTCGAGGTCGCGACGCACCTTCGCCGCCTTCTGGTTGTTGCGTTCGGCGATCCGGGCGACCTCGGTGTCGAGCTCGTCGTCGCTCGCCTCGATCGCCTCCTGCGCGACGACCGCGCGCAGTGCGAGGTCGGCGAGCACGGCCCGCCCGGCGCCCTCGCGCATCTCGTCGACGAAGTCCTTGACCTCGCGTCCCGTCGCCGCGAGGTACTGCTCGATCGTG is a window from the Acidimicrobiia bacterium genome containing:
- a CDS encoding ATP-dependent Clp protease proteolytic subunit, with the protein product MYMPYVTEDTPRGRETRDIFSRLLKDRIIFLGTPLDDTVSNIIIAQLLHLESEDPDKDVMMYINSPGGEITGLFAIYDTMQYIRCDVSTICVGQAASAAAVLLASGTAGKRFVLPHARVLIHQPHGGAAGQAVDIEIQAKEIVRMRELLDEMLAFHSGQTVERVSKDTDRDFIMSAEEAKVYGLVDEVISNRELAAVPTAEGTDK